From Streptomyces qinzhouensis, one genomic window encodes:
- a CDS encoding pseudouridine synthase produces MSRGRRAPIAPLPQRDGVDPVRLRLPEDPDGRWTTVRDHLVERYGAERADALLGAGRIVSRDGVLAVGAPYEAGLLLWFHRDFAPEEPVPFGIGIVYRDERIVVADKPHFLATTPRGRHITETVQARLRRELGLPELQPAHRLDRLTAGLVLCIVRAGDRGAYQTLFRDRRVHKEYEGVAAYHPGVALPRTVRSRIVKERGVLAAREEPGEPNSESRVELVAHRAGLGRYRLLPVTGRTHQLRVHMNALGLPLLDDPLYPVVQESAAEDWSRPLQLLSKVLEFTDPLTGEPRRFESGRRLARLPR; encoded by the coding sequence GGCGCCCATCGCGCCTCTGCCGCAGCGCGACGGGGTCGATCCCGTACGCCTCAGACTGCCGGAGGACCCCGACGGGCGGTGGACGACCGTCCGGGATCATCTGGTGGAGCGGTACGGCGCCGAGCGGGCGGACGCGCTGCTCGGCGCGGGCCGGATCGTCTCGCGCGACGGGGTCCTCGCGGTGGGCGCGCCGTACGAGGCGGGGCTGCTGCTCTGGTTCCACCGGGATTTCGCTCCGGAGGAGCCGGTGCCCTTCGGTATCGGGATCGTGTACCGGGACGAGCGGATCGTCGTCGCCGACAAACCGCATTTCCTCGCCACCACGCCGCGCGGACGGCATATCACCGAGACCGTGCAGGCGAGGCTCCGGCGCGAGCTGGGGCTGCCGGAGCTCCAGCCCGCGCACCGGCTGGACCGGCTGACGGCGGGGCTGGTCCTCTGTATCGTCCGGGCCGGGGACCGGGGGGCCTATCAGACGCTGTTCCGGGACCGGCGGGTGCACAAGGAGTACGAGGGCGTGGCCGCGTACCACCCCGGGGTGGCGCTGCCGCGGACCGTGCGGAGCCGGATCGTGAAGGAGCGGGGGGTGCTCGCGGCCCGGGAGGAGCCCGGCGAGCCCAACAGCGAGAGCCGGGTGGAGCTGGTGGCGCACCGGGCGGGGCTCGGCCGCTACCGGTTGCTTCCGGTGACCGGACGGACCCATCAGCTCCGGGTCCATATGAACGCCCTGGGGCTGCCGCTCCTGGACGACCCGCTGTATCCGGTCGTCCAGGAGTCCGCGGCCGAGGACTGGTCCCGGCCGCTTCAACTGCTGTCGAAGGTGCTGGAGTTCACCGATCCGCTGACCGGTGAGCCCCGCCGTTTCGAGAGCGGGCGGCGGCTCGCCCGCCTGCCCCGTTGA
- a CDS encoding MBL fold metallo-hydrolase, translated as MSRVDRLITSGTFALDGGVWDVDNNVWIVGDDTEAIVIDAAHDAEAIEAALGGRTLRAIVCTHAHNDHIDAAPALAAATGAPVLLHPDDLPLWRQTHPDRAPDGPLADGQSLTVGGTELTVLHTPGHAPGAVCLYAPALSTVFTGDTLFAGGPGATGRSFSHFPTIVDSIRERLLTLPPDTTVLTGHGDATTIGAEAPALDEWIRRGH; from the coding sequence GTGAGCCGCGTCGACCGTCTGATCACCTCCGGGACCTTCGCCCTCGACGGCGGCGTCTGGGACGTCGACAACAACGTCTGGATCGTCGGCGACGACACCGAGGCGATCGTCATCGACGCCGCCCACGACGCCGAGGCCATCGAGGCCGCCCTCGGCGGCCGCACGCTCCGGGCCATCGTCTGCACCCACGCCCACAACGACCATATCGACGCCGCTCCCGCGCTCGCCGCGGCCACCGGCGCCCCCGTGCTGCTCCACCCGGACGATCTGCCGCTATGGCGGCAGACGCACCCCGACCGGGCCCCGGACGGCCCGCTCGCCGACGGCCAGAGCCTCACCGTCGGTGGTACGGAGCTGACCGTGCTGCACACCCCCGGCCACGCCCCCGGGGCGGTCTGCCTCTACGCCCCCGCGCTCTCGACCGTCTTCACCGGCGACACCCTCTTCGCCGGCGGCCCCGGCGCCACCGGCCGCTCCTTCAGCCACTTCCCCACGATCGTCGACTCCATCCGGGAGCGGTTGCTGACCCTCCCGCCCGACACCACCGTCCTCACCGGCCACGGCGATGCGACGACCATCGGCGCCGAGGCGCCCGCCCTCGACGAGTGGATCCGACGGGGCCACTGA
- a CDS encoding S-(hydroxymethyl)mycothiol dehydrogenase, with protein sequence MSQQVRGVVAPGRNEPVRVETIIVPDPGPGEAVVQVQACGVCHTDLHYKQGGINDDFPFLLGHEAAGIVESVGSGVTDVAPGDFVILNWRAVCGNCRACRRGRPWYCFDTHNARQRMTLTDGTELTPALGIGAFAEKTLVAAGQCTKVDPAVAPAVAGLLGCGVMAGIGAAVNTGEVGRGDTVAVIGCGGVGDAAIVGARLAGAATIIGIDIDDRKLETARAMGATHTVNSRTADPVEAVRELTGGFGADVVIEAVGRPETYRQAFYARDLAGTVVLVGVPTPEMTLELPLLDVFGRGGSLKSSWYGDCLPSRDFPMLIDLHQQGRIDLGAFVTETIGLDDVEQAFARMHEGDVLRSVVTL encoded by the coding sequence ATGTCCCAGCAGGTCCGCGGAGTGGTGGCACCGGGCAGGAACGAGCCGGTGCGGGTGGAGACGATCATCGTCCCCGACCCCGGCCCGGGCGAGGCGGTGGTGCAGGTGCAGGCCTGCGGGGTCTGCCACACCGATCTGCACTACAAACAGGGCGGGATCAACGACGACTTCCCCTTCCTGCTGGGCCACGAGGCCGCCGGAATCGTCGAATCCGTGGGCTCCGGCGTCACCGACGTCGCCCCCGGCGACTTCGTGATCCTCAACTGGCGCGCGGTCTGCGGCAACTGCCGCGCCTGCCGCCGCGGCCGCCCGTGGTACTGCTTCGACACGCACAACGCCCGGCAGCGGATGACGCTCACCGACGGCACGGAGCTGACCCCGGCCCTCGGTATCGGCGCCTTCGCGGAGAAGACCCTGGTCGCCGCCGGACAGTGCACCAAGGTCGACCCGGCCGTCGCCCCCGCCGTCGCCGGGCTGCTCGGCTGCGGGGTCATGGCGGGTATCGGCGCCGCGGTCAACACCGGTGAAGTCGGCCGCGGCGACACCGTCGCCGTCATCGGCTGCGGCGGCGTCGGCGACGCGGCGATCGTGGGCGCCCGGCTCGCCGGAGCCGCGACGATCATCGGCATCGATATCGACGACCGCAAACTGGAGACCGCCCGCGCCATGGGCGCCACCCACACGGTCAACTCCCGCACCGCGGACCCCGTCGAGGCCGTCCGGGAGCTGACCGGCGGCTTCGGCGCCGATGTCGTCATCGAGGCCGTCGGCCGTCCCGAGACCTACCGCCAGGCGTTCTACGCCCGCGATCTCGCGGGCACCGTCGTCCTCGTCGGCGTCCCGACCCCCGAGATGACTCTCGAACTGCCCCTGCTGGACGTCTTCGGCCGCGGCGGCTCCCTGAAGTCGTCCTGGTACGGCGACTGCCTGCCGTCCCGCGACTTCCCGATGCTGATCGACCTCCACCAGCAGGGCCGGATCGACCTCGGCGCGTTCGTCACCGAGACCATCGGCCTCGACGACGTCGAACAGGCCTTCGCCCGGATGCACGAGGGCGATGTCCTCCGCTCGGTGGTGACCCTGTGA
- a CDS encoding amino acid permease — MSDRTTASDSAVAGASATGSRPTTPHVDAGDAGYSKDLKSRHINMIAIGGAIGTGLFLGAGGRLADAGPSLAIAYAVCGVFAFFVVRALGELVLYRPSSGAFVSYAREFMGEKGAFTAGWLYFLNWSTTTVADITAAAMFAHYWSLFSDVPQWLLALVALAGVLAINLISVKYFGEMEFWFAIIKVAALVSFMLIGIFLLVTQQDVGGHNPGLSTITENDGIFPVGLLPMLVVIQGVVFAYASVELCGVAAGETKNPEKVMPRAINSIMWRVGLFYVGSVVLLALLLPYTAYSADESPFVTVMDKLGVPGAAGVMNLVVLTAALSSLNAGLYSTARILRSMATAGSAPRFTARMNKGQVPYGGVLLTASFGVAGVGLNFVVPGQAFEIVLNLASIGILGTWGMIMLCSLLFWHRAKEGGVTRPAYRLPWAPYTQIVTLVFLAGVLVLMWWGGGVGRTTVNLLPLIAAALVAGWFAVRRRVNAIAAGHETL, encoded by the coding sequence ATGAGTGACCGCACCACCGCGTCCGACAGCGCGGTCGCCGGGGCTTCGGCGACCGGCTCCCGCCCGACCACCCCCCATGTGGACGCCGGTGACGCCGGTTACAGCAAGGACCTCAAGTCCCGCCACATCAACATGATCGCCATCGGTGGCGCGATCGGTACCGGACTCTTCCTCGGGGCGGGCGGCCGTCTCGCGGACGCCGGACCCTCCCTCGCCATCGCCTACGCGGTCTGCGGTGTCTTCGCCTTCTTCGTGGTCCGGGCCCTCGGCGAGCTGGTGCTCTACCGTCCCTCCTCCGGCGCCTTCGTCTCCTACGCCCGTGAGTTCATGGGTGAGAAGGGCGCCTTCACGGCGGGCTGGCTGTACTTCCTGAACTGGTCCACCACCACCGTGGCGGACATCACGGCCGCCGCCATGTTCGCCCACTACTGGTCGCTGTTCAGCGACGTCCCCCAGTGGCTGCTGGCGCTGGTCGCCCTCGCCGGTGTGCTGGCCATCAACCTGATCTCGGTGAAGTACTTCGGCGAGATGGAGTTCTGGTTCGCGATCATCAAGGTCGCCGCCCTGGTCTCCTTCATGCTCATCGGCATCTTCCTGCTGGTCACCCAGCAGGACGTGGGCGGCCACAACCCGGGCCTCTCCACCATCACCGAGAACGACGGGATCTTCCCGGTCGGCCTGCTGCCGATGCTCGTGGTCATCCAGGGCGTCGTCTTCGCCTACGCCTCGGTCGAGCTCTGCGGCGTCGCGGCCGGCGAGACCAAGAACCCCGAGAAGGTCATGCCCCGCGCGATCAACTCGATCATGTGGCGGGTCGGTCTCTTCTACGTCGGCTCCGTGGTCCTCCTGGCGCTGCTGCTCCCGTACACCGCCTACTCCGCGGACGAGAGCCCCTTTGTCACCGTGATGGACAAGCTGGGCGTCCCGGGTGCCGCCGGGGTGATGAACCTCGTCGTCCTCACCGCCGCGCTCTCCAGCCTGAACGCCGGTCTCTACTCCACCGCCCGCATCCTGCGCTCCATGGCGACGGCCGGCTCCGCGCCGCGCTTCACCGCCCGGATGAACAAGGGGCAGGTGCCGTACGGCGGGGTGCTGCTGACCGCGTCCTTCGGTGTCGCGGGCGTCGGCCTGAACTTCGTCGTCCCCGGCCAGGCCTTCGAGATCGTCCTCAACCTCGCCTCCATCGGCATCCTCGGCACCTGGGGCATGATCATGCTCTGCTCCCTGCTGTTCTGGCACCGCGCCAAGGAGGGCGGCGTCACCCGTCCCGCGTACCGGCTGCCGTGGGCGCCGTACACCCAGATCGTCACCCTGGTGTTCCTCGCCGGAGTGCTCGTCCTCATGTGGTGGGGCGGCGGTGTCGGCCGGACCACGGTCAATCTGCTGCCGCTGATCGCCGCGGCCCTGGTCGCCGGCTGGTTCGCGGTACGCCGCCGGGTCAACGCCATCGCGGCGGGACACGAGACGCTCTGA
- a CDS encoding FadR/GntR family transcriptional regulator, which translates to MTTAGHGLHTHVLDTLGLAITAGDNPQGSVLRTDEIAQRFDVSRTVVREVVRVLESMRLVESRRRVGVTVRPIEEWNVYDPQVIRWRLAGSDRPRQLRSLTVLRSAIEPVAAGLAARHATPGQCAELTACALGMVETSRGQQLEAYLRHDVAFHRIVLTASGNEMFARLGDVVAAILTGRTHHQVMFEDPDPAAVTLHVQVAEAVREGDAERAERVTREIAVGALAELDVLAPDPAAPGV; encoded by the coding sequence ATGACCACAGCGGGCCATGGCCTCCATACGCACGTGCTGGACACCCTTGGCCTCGCCATCACCGCGGGCGACAATCCGCAGGGCAGCGTGCTGCGCACCGATGAGATCGCCCAGCGCTTCGACGTCTCGCGCACCGTGGTCCGCGAGGTGGTCCGGGTCCTGGAGTCGATGCGGCTGGTCGAGTCCCGGCGCCGGGTCGGGGTGACGGTCCGCCCCATCGAGGAGTGGAACGTCTACGACCCCCAGGTCATCCGCTGGCGGCTGGCGGGTTCCGACCGGCCGCGCCAGTTGCGCTCCCTGACCGTGCTGCGCTCCGCGATCGAACCGGTCGCCGCCGGACTGGCCGCCCGCCATGCCACCCCCGGGCAGTGCGCCGAGCTGACCGCCTGCGCCCTCGGGATGGTGGAGACCTCACGCGGCCAGCAGCTGGAGGCGTACCTCCGGCACGATGTCGCCTTCCACCGGATCGTGCTCACCGCGTCGGGCAACGAGATGTTCGCCCGCCTCGGGGACGTGGTCGCGGCCATCCTGACCGGCCGCACGCACCACCAGGTGATGTTCGAGGACCCGGACCCGGCGGCGGTCACCCTCCATGTGCAGGTGGCCGAGGCGGTACGGGAGGGGGACGCGGAACGGGCCGAGCGGGTCACCCGCGAGATCGCGGTGGGCGCGCTGGCGGAGCTGGACGTCCTCGCCCCGGACCCGGCCGCGCCGGGCGTCTGA
- a CDS encoding gluconokinase — MSTPRTPQVVVVMGVAGTGKTTVGPLLAAALGVPYAEGDDFHPPANIAKMSAGTPLDDADRWPWLDAIGGWARGRAGLGGVVSSSALKRVYRDRLRAAAPDTVFLHLSGDRQLIEHRMTSRRGHFMPTALLDSQFATLEPLEAGEAGVAVDVSGSPEEITARALAALAAPAATTPPAAG, encoded by the coding sequence ATGAGCACCCCGCGCACCCCGCAGGTCGTCGTGGTGATGGGCGTGGCAGGGACCGGCAAGACCACGGTCGGTCCCCTGCTCGCGGCCGCCCTGGGCGTTCCGTACGCCGAGGGCGACGACTTCCACCCCCCGGCCAACATCGCCAAGATGTCCGCCGGGACGCCGCTCGACGATGCGGACCGGTGGCCCTGGCTGGATGCCATCGGCGGCTGGGCGCGGGGCCGGGCCGGACTCGGCGGTGTGGTCTCCAGCTCCGCCCTCAAGCGGGTCTACCGCGACCGGCTGCGGGCCGCCGCGCCGGACACCGTCTTTCTGCACCTCAGTGGCGACCGGCAGCTCATCGAGCACCGGATGACGTCCCGCCGGGGCCATTTCATGCCCACGGCGCTGCTGGATTCGCAGTTCGCCACGCTGGAGCCGCTGGAGGCCGGCGAAGCGGGTGTCGCCGTCGACGTCTCCGGCTCCCCCGAGGAGATCACCGCCCGGGCGCTGGCCGCGCTGGCCGCGCCGGCCGCCACGACTCCTCCCGCCGCGGGCTGA
- a CDS encoding GntP family permease — MTSLSVETLAADQLEPITSAGNAQLGIAVLAGIAVIVLLITKYKMHAFLALTIGSLALGAFAGAPLGKAIESFSKGLGATVAGVGVLIALGAILGKLLADSGGGDQIVDTILAKAKGSTMPWAMVLIASVIGLPLFFEVGIVLLIPVVLVVAKRGNYSLMRIGIPALAGLSVMHGLIPPHPGPLVAIDALDANLGITLGLGVLVSIPTVIIAGPLFAKYAARWVDVPAPENMIPARPSEDLEKRPGFGVTVFTVLLPVVLMLSNALVEIVVDNPENPVQKVTDVIGSPLIALLAAVLVGLFTLGRAAGFTKERISSTVEKSLAPIAGVLMIVGAGGGFKQTLIDVGVGQMILDFSEDWSIPTLLLAWLIAVAIRLATGSATVATISAAGLVAPLAVGMSSTESALLVLAIGCGSLFFSHVNDAGFWLVKEYFGMDVGQTIKTWSVMETIISVVGLVFVLLLSLVL, encoded by the coding sequence GTGACCAGTCTCAGCGTCGAGACGCTGGCAGCGGATCAGCTGGAGCCGATAACCTCGGCCGGCAACGCTCAGCTCGGCATCGCCGTACTCGCGGGCATCGCCGTCATCGTGCTGCTCATCACCAAGTACAAAATGCATGCCTTCCTGGCGCTGACCATCGGGTCGCTGGCGCTGGGCGCGTTCGCCGGCGCACCGCTCGGCAAGGCCATCGAGTCCTTCTCCAAGGGACTCGGCGCCACCGTCGCCGGTGTCGGTGTGCTGATCGCCCTCGGCGCCATCCTCGGCAAGCTGCTCGCCGACTCCGGCGGCGGTGACCAGATAGTCGATACGATCCTCGCCAAGGCCAAGGGCTCGACCATGCCCTGGGCCATGGTGCTGATCGCCTCGGTGATCGGTCTGCCGCTCTTCTTCGAGGTCGGCATCGTGCTGCTGATCCCGGTCGTCCTGGTGGTGGCCAAGCGCGGCAACTACTCGCTGATGCGGATCGGTATCCCGGCCCTGGCCGGTCTGTCGGTCATGCACGGACTGATCCCGCCGCACCCCGGCCCGCTGGTGGCGATCGACGCCCTCGACGCCAATCTGGGCATCACCCTCGGCCTCGGTGTCCTGGTCTCCATCCCGACCGTGATCATCGCCGGTCCGCTGTTCGCGAAGTACGCCGCCCGCTGGGTGGACGTCCCGGCGCCGGAGAACATGATCCCGGCCCGTCCCTCCGAGGACCTCGAGAAGCGTCCCGGCTTCGGCGTGACCGTCTTCACGGTGCTGCTGCCGGTCGTCCTGATGCTCTCGAACGCGCTCGTCGAGATCGTGGTCGACAATCCGGAGAACCCGGTCCAGAAGGTCACCGACGTCATCGGCTCCCCGCTGATCGCGCTGCTGGCCGCGGTCCTCGTCGGGCTCTTCACGCTGGGCCGCGCGGCCGGCTTCACCAAGGAGCGGATCTCCTCCACCGTCGAGAAGTCCCTCGCCCCGATCGCCGGCGTGCTGATGATCGTCGGCGCGGGCGGCGGCTTCAAGCAGACCCTGATCGACGTCGGCGTCGGCCAGATGATCCTGGACTTCTCCGAGGACTGGTCCATCCCGACGCTGCTGCTGGCCTGGCTGATCGCGGTGGCGATCCGGCTGGCGACCGGTTCGGCGACCGTGGCGACGATCTCCGCCGCCGGTCTGGTGGCCCCGCTGGCGGTCGGCATGTCGAGCACCGAGTCGGCGCTGCTGGTGCTGGCGATCGGCTGCGGCTCGCTCTTCTTCAGCCATGTCAACGACGCCGGATTCTGGCTGGTGAAGGAGTACTTCGGCATGGACGTCGGCCAGACCATCAAGACCTGGTCGGTGATGGAGACGATCATCTCGGTCGTCGGTCTCGTCTTCGTCCTGCTGCTCTCGCTGGTGCTGTAG
- a CDS encoding FAD-binding dehydrogenase yields MAYDADVIVIGAGLAGLVATAELVAAGRTVILVDQEPGQSLGGQAHWSFGGLFLVDSPEQRRMRIRDSFDLARQDWLGTAGFDREDEDRWPRRWADAYLEFAAGEKRSWLRQRGIRFFPVVGWAERGGYSATGHGNSVPRFHITWGTGPGLVAPFEQRVREGVARGLVRLCFRHRVTGLGRTGGALDTVSGEVLEPSAAERGTASSREVAGAFEFRAQAVIVASGGIGGNLELVRAQWPGRLGAPPRTMLSGVPAHVDGLMLGIAERAGASHVNQDRMWHYTEGIENWNPVWARHGIRILPGPSSLWVDARGRRLPVPLFPGFDTLGTLEHIVTSGYDHTWFVLDRKIIGKEFALSGSEQNPDLTGRSVRGVIGRARADVPGPVRAFMDHGVDFVVEEDLAALVRGMNALTGDELIDEAVLRREIVARDREIRNPFTKDLQVTAVRGARKYLGDKLIRTAPPHRILDPAAGPLIAVRLRVLTRKSLGGLETDLSSRVLGADGTPLAGLYAAGEAAGFGGGGLHGYRSLEGTFLGGCLFSGRAAGRAAADAVR; encoded by the coding sequence ATGGCGTACGACGCGGACGTGATCGTGATCGGGGCCGGCCTCGCCGGGCTGGTGGCCACCGCCGAACTCGTCGCCGCCGGGCGCACCGTCATCCTGGTCGACCAGGAGCCCGGGCAGTCGCTCGGCGGCCAGGCGCACTGGTCCTTCGGCGGACTCTTCCTTGTCGACTCGCCCGAACAGCGGCGGATGCGGATCCGGGACAGCTTCGACCTCGCCCGGCAGGACTGGCTGGGCACGGCCGGGTTCGACCGCGAGGACGAGGACCGCTGGCCGCGGCGGTGGGCCGACGCGTACCTCGAATTCGCCGCCGGGGAGAAGCGGTCCTGGCTCCGGCAGCGCGGGATCCGCTTCTTCCCCGTCGTCGGCTGGGCGGAGCGCGGCGGCTACTCCGCCACCGGCCACGGCAACTCGGTGCCGCGCTTCCACATCACCTGGGGCACCGGGCCCGGTCTGGTCGCCCCCTTCGAACAGCGGGTACGCGAGGGCGTGGCCCGGGGGCTCGTCCGGCTCTGCTTCCGGCACCGCGTCACCGGGCTCGGCCGCACCGGCGGTGCCCTCGACACCGTCAGCGGCGAGGTGCTGGAACCCTCCGCGGCCGAACGCGGCACCGCCAGCAGCCGGGAGGTGGCCGGGGCGTTCGAATTCCGGGCCCAGGCCGTGATCGTCGCCTCGGGCGGTATCGGCGGCAATCTCGAACTGGTCCGCGCCCAGTGGCCGGGGCGGCTGGGCGCGCCGCCGCGCACCATGCTCTCGGGTGTCCCGGCGCATGTCGACGGGCTGATGCTAGGGATCGCCGAACGCGCCGGGGCCAGCCATGTCAACCAGGACCGGATGTGGCACTACACCGAGGGCATCGAGAACTGGAACCCGGTCTGGGCCCGGCACGGCATCCGGATCCTGCCGGGCCCCTCGTCGCTCTGGGTCGACGCGCGCGGACGCCGGCTGCCGGTACCCCTCTTCCCCGGCTTCGACACCCTCGGCACGCTGGAGCACATCGTGACCTCGGGCTACGACCACACCTGGTTCGTACTGGACCGGAAGATCATCGGCAAGGAGTTCGCCCTCTCCGGCTCCGAGCAGAACCCGGATCTGACGGGACGTTCGGTGCGCGGGGTGATCGGGCGGGCCCGGGCGGACGTCCCCGGGCCGGTGCGGGCCTTCATGGACCACGGAGTGGACTTCGTGGTGGAGGAGGATCTGGCGGCCCTGGTGCGCGGGATGAACGCGCTCACCGGCGATGAGCTGATCGACGAGGCGGTGCTACGGCGCGAGATCGTCGCCCGGGACCGGGAGATCCGCAATCCCTTCACCAAGGACCTCCAGGTCACAGCGGTACGCGGGGCGCGGAAGTATCTGGGCGACAAACTGATCCGCACCGCGCCGCCGCACCGGATCCTCGACCCGGCGGCCGGTCCGCTGATCGCCGTACGGCTACGGGTGCTGACCCGCAAATCGCTGGGCGGGCTGGAGACGGATCTGTCGTCGCGGGTCCTCGGGGCGGACGGCACCCCGCTGGCCGGGCTGTACGCCGCGGGGGAGGCCGCGGGGTTCGGCGGCGGCGGGCTGCACGGCTACCGCTCCCTGGAGGGCACGTTCCTCGGCGGCTGTCTCTTCTCGGGGCGCGCGGCGGGCCGGGCGGCGGCGGACGCGGTGCGCTGA
- a CDS encoding NUDIX domain-containing protein, which translates to MGSDGELIDIVDTADRVVGRATRGEAYARGLRHRVAFVLVRDADDRIFVHRRTAAKRVFPSLYDMFVGGVVGAGETYDAAALREAEEELGVSGLPSPVPLFTFPYDSGTGLGSWNSAVYEVRCTLPVRPQTEEIDWWDFLPEEEVERRLRTWEWVPDGLAAYGLLRAHRAAGEAARHRFG; encoded by the coding sequence ATGGGATCCGACGGGGAGCTGATCGACATCGTGGACACCGCCGACCGGGTGGTCGGGCGGGCGACACGGGGCGAGGCCTATGCCCGCGGGCTGCGGCACCGGGTGGCGTTCGTCCTGGTCCGGGACGCCGACGACCGGATCTTCGTCCACCGCAGAACGGCGGCGAAACGTGTCTTCCCCTCGCTGTACGACATGTTCGTCGGCGGGGTCGTCGGCGCGGGCGAGACCTATGACGCGGCGGCGCTGCGCGAGGCCGAGGAGGAGCTGGGGGTGAGCGGGCTCCCGAGCCCCGTACCCCTGTTCACCTTCCCGTACGACTCCGGCACCGGCCTCGGGTCCTGGAACTCGGCGGTGTACGAGGTGCGGTGCACCCTGCCGGTGCGCCCGCAGACCGAGGAGATCGACTGGTGGGACTTTCTCCCGGAGGAGGAGGTGGAACGGCGGCTGCGGACCTGGGAGTGGGTGCCGGACGGGCTGGCCGCTTACGGACTGCTGCGGGCCCACCGCGCCGCCGGAGAGGCCGCCCGCCACCGGTTCGGATGA
- a CDS encoding YidH family protein has translation MTGWVRSLRLWFSPERVRAEGQTPDYRFSLANERTFLAWLRTALALIGGGFAVDQFLPELRWAVRAAMALGLLVAGVLCALRAVNHWVRCEQAMRRGEDLPVSRLPALLSLVVALVALVMVAVVLLGWEGSR, from the coding sequence ATGACGGGCTGGGTACGGAGCCTGCGGCTCTGGTTCTCCCCCGAGCGGGTGCGGGCGGAGGGGCAGACCCCCGACTACCGCTTCTCGCTGGCCAACGAGCGAACCTTCCTGGCCTGGCTGCGCACGGCGCTCGCGTTGATAGGGGGCGGGTTCGCGGTGGACCAGTTCCTGCCCGAGCTGCGCTGGGCGGTCCGGGCCGCGATGGCGCTGGGGCTGCTGGTGGCCGGGGTGCTGTGCGCGCTGCGGGCCGTCAACCACTGGGTGCGGTGCGAGCAGGCGATGCGGCGCGGCGAGGATCTGCCGGTCTCCCGGCTGCCCGCACTGCTGAGTCTGGTGGTGGCCCTGGTGGCCCTGGTAATGGTGGCCGTGGTTCTGCTGGGCTGGGAGGGGAGCCGGTGA
- a CDS encoding DUF202 domain-containing protein — MTAVTAGGRGEERDPGLQPERTRLAWRRTALAFTVVAVLAARQAAVDGGTDGVVLAGWAAAMPAWLVFLGLARRRTRSLGAARPETLPAGTALAAVACTVALAVSALTLLR; from the coding sequence GTGACGGCGGTGACCGCCGGGGGCCGGGGCGAGGAGCGGGACCCGGGACTCCAGCCGGAGCGCACCCGGCTCGCCTGGCGGCGGACGGCCCTGGCGTTCACGGTGGTGGCGGTGCTGGCGGCCCGTCAGGCGGCGGTCGACGGCGGCACGGACGGCGTCGTCCTGGCCGGCTGGGCGGCCGCGATGCCGGCCTGGCTGGTGTTTCTGGGCCTTGCGCGCCGCCGGACCCGGAGCCTGGGCGCCGCCCGCCCGGAAACCCTGCCGGCCGGTACCGCACTGGCGGCGGTGGCGTGCACGGTGGCCCTGGCGGTCTCGGCGCTGACGCTGCTGCGCTGA
- a CDS encoding phosphotransferase family protein, producing MRSEPPPGLDPAQLRDLLDRERPGLVNGPLTAELIEGGRSNLTYSVTDGSGRWVVRRPPLDHILATAHDMRREYRVVSALHPTPVPVPRPLLLCEDASVTGAPFFVMEYAPGTPYGTAEQLTALGPERTRAILLGLVDTLVDLHAVAPEAVGLGDFGRPDGYLDRQLRRWGKQLAASRSRELEGIDELHAGLGRALPESPAPVVVHGDYRLDNVLVGPDDRITAVLDWEMSTLGDPLTDLGLLAMYSHPLELPDAPINSTAAAPGHPSAAELIERYAERSGRKVHAISWYTAFAWFKLAVILEGIHYRFTLGRTVGPGFDRIGGLVPLFVAHGLATLRKD from the coding sequence ATGCGTTCCGAACCCCCACCCGGCCTCGACCCGGCGCAGCTGCGCGACCTCCTCGACCGCGAACGCCCCGGACTGGTGAACGGCCCCCTGACCGCCGAGCTGATCGAAGGCGGCCGCTCCAACCTCACGTACTCGGTCACCGACGGCAGCGGACGGTGGGTCGTCCGCCGTCCGCCGCTCGACCACATCCTCGCGACCGCGCACGATATGCGGCGCGAGTACCGGGTCGTCAGCGCCCTGCACCCGACCCCCGTCCCGGTGCCCCGGCCGCTCCTGCTCTGCGAGGACGCGTCGGTGACCGGCGCCCCGTTCTTCGTCATGGAGTACGCGCCGGGGACCCCGTACGGCACCGCGGAACAGCTCACCGCCCTCGGCCCCGAGCGCACCCGGGCCATCCTGCTGGGGCTGGTGGACACCCTGGTCGACCTGCACGCGGTCGCCCCCGAGGCGGTCGGACTCGGCGACTTCGGCCGGCCCGACGGCTATCTCGACCGGCAGTTGCGGCGCTGGGGCAAGCAGCTCGCCGCCTCCCGCAGCCGCGAGCTCGAAGGGATCGACGAACTGCACGCGGGGCTCGGCCGCGCCCTGCCCGAGTCCCCCGCGCCCGTCGTCGTCCACGGCGACTACCGTCTCGACAATGTTCTGGTCGGGCCGGACGACCGGATCACCGCCGTCCTGGACTGGGAGATGTCCACCCTGGGCGATCCGCTGACCGATCTCGGGCTGCTGGCGATGTACAGCCATCCCCTCGAACTCCCCGACGCGCCGATCAACAGCACCGCCGCCGCGCCGGGCCACCCCTCGGCCGCCGAGCTGATCGAGCGGTACGCCGAGCGGTCCGGCCGCAAGGTCCACGCCATCTCCTGGTACACCGCCTTCGCCTGGTTCAAGCTGGCCGTGATCCTGGAGGGCATCCACTACCGCTTCACCCTCGGCCGGACCGTCGGCCCCGGTTTCGACCGGATCGGCGGGCTGGTCCCGTTGTTCGTGGCGCACGGACTGGCCACCCTGCGGAAGGACTGA